The DNA segment TAAAATGGTATTCCCTGGTGGCGTCAATTAAGAACGAACACCATACCAAGCAAAGCCTGTGGACTCCTGGGCACACAGCAGCCTCATTAAGAGCGCAGTTGAGCAAACGGATCGGATGGTTCAGCATAACAAggatggcagctggaaaaggctGCAGCTGTCTCCAGGTGATGTTATGAATTTTATCACTAAAAGTGGCTTTAAGGTGTTCGCTTGCACACACTGTTAATTTAACTACACCTACAGCAAGCTCAGGATTTTTTAACCAAGGATGCTCTCAGTGATTACAAGTGCAGGCGATTTCACTCTTGCATCAATacaaaaaaagtgaaaaatgTCACAAAATAAAGACAGCAGAAGATGCTCGACTACCTTTGTCCTATTATTTATGCTACTTTTTCTTGTCAATATGACGAACACGCTGAACTCTGGTACCATTCTGCACCAGGAATATTTCAGTAGGCTGAATAGACCACTAGAGAGGCTTCAAACACTATTCATACACCTATGGAAATGTTATTGTGACTAATGCACATCATTCAAGGTGACCATGCTGAAAAGTGGTAGCAGTTCCAGCTTTTAGGGACATTTTTATTTGATTGGACCCTTTATAGCAGACCTTTCGACTTGAATGCCcttccaacatggcagaaatatcataagaagctcaGATGTGCTTGCATGGAGCACAAGGGCTTCAACTAGATAACCAGCTTTGTCAAATAATGTTACAGCTGGTGTGCCCCTGGAAACATCTTGATGGAAGAGTTAATAAGCAAATGCTATGATGAGTAGCTTGGAAAATGACATCCACAGAACAACACACTTCAGCAGATGGCAAATCAGTACTGCAGTCTTTTATTTGTTAACATTTAGAATAGGCCTATGTCTTCCTATGTATTTAAATCCTCTGTACAGACTATGCAACAATGGCATTTCAAGAACTCCAGCATACACAATGTATTCTAGACATAGCAGTTTTATCTTACAAAGCCTACACGCGATGTTTCTTAAAATGGTTTCATTCAGCAACCTTCAAAGTACAAAAATCCCGACTAAGAATGCACACCCTGTGGTACACCTACTTATCAGCGGCTTTCACAACGTTGAAGTTAAAGGCACATTCATCACTTGTGCGAGGCTTTACCACATCAAGGcttgatgtgaaaaaaaaattgcatcctGCAATCCATATATCACCATTTGTTTACATACTGTATGAATGCTTACTTGCAAACAAAAAGCCTTAAAAAATAAACAGTGTGTGTAAAAAGAAGGGAAGCTCTCATGAACTCATTATCTTTATCAATGATCCATGCGAATGGGTAAGTAAAAGAGCCGCATATGCAGCTTGCTGTGCAGATAAGTGAGAGCAGAAAAGTAAAAACAGTGAATACCCCTACCAGCAACAACAGTGCAAAGCTCTATGCAACAGGTCACTCCATCTTGAGCAAAAACACCATCACAAATGCATTTTCTGTGCCAGGCAGCCTTGGCGACTACCACGCTGCAGTTCACTCACTTCAACTGCACAGCTCCATCACGAATTTCCTTTTGGTAGACGAGTATGTATAGCACATAGAAAGACGGCACGAGCACAGCAACAATGACAACAATCGCAATTATACCGCACCATCCTATGCCACAATCTGCACCACTTGATGAATCAGGCTGTGGACGTGAGACACGACGGTTGACTGAGCTGTCCTCAACTTCGTCGATTTGGATGCCGTCATCTCCCGCACCTCGTTCTTGCAAGGCTGCTTGCACTTTATCGTCGAGGTTCTTCCAATAGCGGATTGCTTTGTCCGGCGGCGACTCTGCACCATCGCTGGCAACAGAGATGGTGTCGTCAGCAGGCACATTTGTGTCAACAAGCTGTCCTGTTGCAATGTGGATGCGATCAGGGACTTTGATCACAGTGAGGGCAAAGAAGTCCTGGTCACTAAGCAGGTTGTTGGAGTGTCGCAAGGCACCAACCTGTAAATGCAATAAAGGAAGAAACCTTTACAAGCTATATGTGCTTTCTACTCCACATAAATTACACGTTGATGAATATTCAAGTTGCACTGAACAAGTGGACATGGGGAATCAGTCAGATGAAAGGTTGAAAAGAGATTGTGGGCCATTAATAGTTAAGAGGTGGTTGCCACTTCAACAGGAACATTGTTCTCTTAATTTTTCACCACTGTGTAGTAGCTTTTTTTACAAGCCCCAATGTATAATATTTCGGCATTATTCTAAATGATCAAACAGAGGAGTTTCTGTCTTCCATttgtttgctttatttcttttgtattcgACAATATAAAGTTGCATACAAAGCCAAAAAGatgacgtaaaaaaaaatttacacgtCCATATAAATGTGAAAGAACACACTTTGCGACGGAAAGATCCCATCTGATTGAAATGGAATGACTGATTAATTTCCTTTAACACTACCAAATAGGTGACATGCACTGTTCTGTACGTGTCCCACTTTCCAACTAGTTTTGAAAGTGCCATATGCGAAGCTTTCGACATGAGCAACTCAGCATCCAGAGTTATTTCCGCATCGTCGTGAACGTCCTGCTTAGAAATGTGCGAAGTTCAACGCATGGCAGCCGCCCTGTATCTACAAACACCAAATGATCAGTGCAATCGTAGGAGAAAAAAACTAGGCAAAGTTAATGCTTACCGTGCACCCGTAACGGAGCGCGATGCCTTGCAGTGTTTCGCCTTCAACAATACGGTGCTCAAACACCGCCGCAGGTGGAGCCTTTCGAGCTCCAAATGTGTTTCTGTCGCCGGTGTCTCTGGAACCGTTCTGACCTCCACGAAGTCTGAGCTCTGTCGCATCATCCCAAGTGTCGACTTCATCGGAAGCGACGTCGTCTCCGTCGGCGAAAATAAAAGCCTGTTGTTCGTCTCCTTCCGAATTAGTCCTCAGGAGGCCTCGGTGATAACGAGGACCCCGGTGACGGCTCTTGGGCTTAGACAGCGACCATCTTTTGGGAAGGGACACCATGGCAAGGAGATAACAGAGAACAGGCTGATGACCGTCATCACGCCCGACGTTCACTTTTCACTGTGGTACCTATGTTGAAGGTACAGGTAAAAAAAACGTCCCGCGCCGTTACAGATGCACGTATGTGAGAAGGTAGCATGTCAATGGAGCTAACAGGCTAGCACAAACAATTATTTGTGGCTACAAACACCGTACAGGGTCCCATCCTCTATCCAATCTGTCTTTGGTGCGGTTCGTCAGTTAGCCAGCTGGCGGCTTACAGGATATGCAGGTAGGCTTCGATGTGACGTGACACCACCAGCATTCAGCTTTGAAAACTGAAAGTTAAAAATGAAGAACTTATTGGTTAATGTGAAACAATAAACCACAGAGATATTCACAAACAAAAATGCAGTGTATTCTCAATAATTTGCTGTTATTCtatgttatattttttttaaatctttttgtTTGGGCGAATGACAAATTTAAACAACACCGCCAACACATTATTTTACACAACGCACTCGTTCATTCATCTTTGTAGAAAACGAACTATTTAATTAACAAACTTTCTTTTGTGATAATCTGAGTTgtaatgttcatttttttttatgagcgTTAATATTATGC comes from the Dermacentor variabilis isolate Ectoservices chromosome 2, ASM5094787v1, whole genome shotgun sequence genome and includes:
- the LOC142571824 gene encoding lysM and putative peptidoglycan-binding domain-containing protein 4-like yields the protein MVSLPKRWSLSKPKSRHRGPRYHRGLLRTNSEGDEQQAFIFADGDDVASDEVDTWDDATELRLRGGQNGSRDTGDRNTFGARKAPPAAVFEHRIVEGETLQGIALRYGCTVGALRHSNNLLSDQDFFALTVIKVPDRIHIATGQLVDTNVPADDTISVASDGAESPPDKAIRYWKNLDDKVQAALQERGAGDDGIQIDEVEDSSVNRRVSRPQPDSSSGADCGIGWCGIIAIVVIVAVLVPSFYVLYILVYQKEIRDGAVQLK